Proteins from one Mycolicibacter virginiensis genomic window:
- the eccD gene encoding type VII secretion integral membrane protein EccD, translating to MTAAIESGQAGGELAPSAPRAVVVGVMAGDGVQIGTLLDADAPVSVMLDPLLKVINGRLAELEEPTLQAEGRGRWVLCLVDGTALRPNQSLTEQDVYDGDRLWLRFIEDRERRSPVIEHISTAVSVNLAKRFAPVDAATAVRVGVSTLSLGVLLATGLLAAWRVQHDSWLTAGFGAGLAFLVLIAAALILMQARNASDRQVGDILLATGLVPLVVAAAAAVPGEVGAAHAALGFGVAGIAALAVIRLTGRQLAAYSAVAAISVAVMFAGVLRMLFLTGAVTLMTCVYLVCVLAYQWTPSLSRWLAGLRLPVFPSATSRWVFEARPDLPTTVVSTPGAPPSLEGPESVREVVLRAERARSFMTGLLSGLGVLIAVCMTGLCDPHSDRPWLPVLLAALTAGFLVLRGRSFRDRLQAVTVTLTGLVIIAAVVVRFAVVLWTPTTLVVGVAVLVLVPMFGLLSAVIVPNTIYSPLFRKFVEWIEYLCLMPLFPLALWLMNTYEAIRYR from the coding sequence ATGACCGCGGCGATCGAGTCGGGCCAGGCGGGCGGCGAACTCGCGCCGTCTGCCCCGCGGGCCGTGGTGGTCGGGGTCATGGCGGGCGACGGCGTCCAGATCGGCACGCTGCTCGACGCCGACGCGCCGGTGTCGGTGATGCTGGACCCGCTGCTGAAGGTGATCAACGGCCGGCTCGCCGAACTCGAAGAACCCACTCTGCAAGCCGAGGGCCGCGGTCGCTGGGTGCTGTGCCTGGTCGACGGCACGGCGCTGCGGCCGAACCAGTCGCTGACCGAGCAGGACGTCTACGACGGCGACCGGCTGTGGCTGCGCTTCATCGAAGACCGGGAGCGGCGTTCGCCGGTCATTGAGCACATCTCCACCGCGGTCTCGGTCAACCTGGCGAAGCGATTCGCTCCGGTCGACGCGGCGACGGCGGTGCGGGTCGGGGTGTCGACCCTGTCGCTGGGTGTGCTGCTGGCCACCGGATTGCTCGCGGCCTGGCGGGTCCAGCACGACAGCTGGCTGACGGCCGGCTTCGGCGCGGGGCTGGCCTTCTTGGTGTTGATCGCCGCCGCCCTGATCCTGATGCAGGCCCGCAACGCGTCCGACCGGCAGGTCGGTGACATTCTGCTGGCCACCGGCCTGGTTCCGCTGGTGGTGGCGGCCGCAGCGGCGGTGCCCGGTGAGGTGGGCGCCGCGCATGCCGCGCTGGGCTTCGGCGTCGCCGGCATCGCTGCACTGGCCGTCATCCGGCTCACCGGACGGCAGTTGGCCGCCTACTCGGCCGTCGCCGCGATCAGCGTGGCGGTGATGTTCGCCGGGGTGCTGCGGATGCTGTTCCTGACCGGCGCGGTGACCCTCATGACGTGCGTGTACCTGGTCTGTGTGCTGGCCTACCAATGGACACCGTCGCTGTCGCGCTGGCTGGCCGGCCTGCGGCTGCCGGTGTTCCCGTCGGCCACCAGCCGCTGGGTCTTCGAGGCCCGCCCCGACCTGCCCACCACGGTGGTGAGCACGCCCGGCGCCCCGCCGTCGTTGGAGGGGCCGGAGTCGGTCCGCGAAGTGGTGCTGCGCGCCGAGCGGGCGCGGTCGTTCATGACCGGGCTGCTGTCCGGGTTGGGCGTGCTGATCGCGGTGTGCATGACCGGGCTGTGCGACCCCCACTCGGACCGACCGTGGCTGCCGGTGCTGCTGGCCGCCCTGACCGCCGGGTTCCTGGTGCTGCGGGGCCGTTCCTTCCGCGACCGCTTGCAGGCGGTCACGGTGACGCTGACCGGACTGGTGATCATCGCCGCTGTGGTGGTGCGCTTCGCGGTGGTGCTGTGGACGCCGACCACCCTGGTGGTCGGCGTAGCGGTGCTGGTGCTGGTGCCGATGTTCGGGCTGCTGTCGGCGGTGATCGTGCCCAACACCATCTACAGCCCGTTGTTCCGCAAGTTCGTCGAGTGGATCGAATACCTCTGCCTGATGCCGTTGTTCCCGCTGGCACTGTGGTTGATGAATACCTATGAAGCGATCCGGTACCGGTAG
- a CDS encoding WXG100 family type VII secretion target — MATRFMTDPDAMRSMAGRFDVHAQTVEDEARRMWASSTNISGAGWGGLAERTSMDTMGQMQTAFRNIVNMLHGVRDGLIRDANHYEQQEAASQQILSS; from the coding sequence GTGGCAACACGTTTTATGACTGATCCGGACGCGATGCGTTCGATGGCGGGCCGTTTTGATGTGCACGCGCAGACGGTGGAGGACGAGGCTCGTCGGATGTGGGCGTCGTCGACCAACATCTCTGGTGCTGGTTGGGGTGGTCTGGCGGAGCGGACTTCGATGGACACCATGGGTCAGATGCAGACGGCGTTTCGCAACATCGTGAACATGCTGCACGGTGTGCGTGATGGTCTGATTCGCGACGCTAACCACTACGAGCAGCAGGAAGCTGCTTCTCAGCAGATCCTGTCGAGCTAG
- a CDS encoding PE family protein, translating to MSFVNAQPEALSAAAANLSGIGSALNAQNAAAAAPTTGVVPAAADEVSALTAAQFAAHATMYQQVSAQAAAIHEMFVATLNSSATSYAATEAANAAAAG from the coding sequence ATGTCGTTTGTGAATGCGCAGCCCGAAGCGCTGTCAGCTGCCGCTGCGAACTTGAGCGGTATCGGTTCGGCGTTGAACGCGCAGAACGCTGCCGCGGCCGCCCCGACCACCGGCGTGGTCCCGGCCGCTGCCGACGAGGTCTCGGCACTGACCGCGGCGCAGTTCGCTGCGCACGCGACGATGTACCAGCAGGTCAGCGCGCAGGCCGCGGCGATCCACGAGATGTTCGTCGCCACGCTCAACAGCAGTGCGACCTCCTATGCCGCCACCGAGGCGGCCAACGCTGCTGCGGCGGGCTGA
- a CDS encoding S8 family serine peptidase — MKRSGTGRGVRRLQRTAAAGAAMIMIASGSLAGMPAVGAIEPPGIDPAALPPDGTPGPPQTMRQTAYCTEVGVLPNSDFRVQPAYMDMLNLQEAWKFGRGGGVTVAVIDTGVTPHPRLPNLIPGGDYVMAGGDGLSDCDAHGTLVASLIAAMPDNGVAPLPPPRQTRRPPSVPTNEPPPPTPSPATTILVMPPPPAPPPPPVEGEEPAPGLGPAPAPAPAPAPAPAPAPAPGPAPGPAPGPGAAASSAHTPGGASAGTVRSASFSGQAKTAPVDFRAPSSPPPGGAPDAFSGVAPDVQLIAIRQYSAAFGPKEPFADGRDPQLREKTDGIRTMARAIVHAANMGAQVINISSAICMNVRTLIDQADLGAAVRYAAVEKNAVIVAAAGDASWRDCKQNPVYNAMRPDDPRDWNGVNTVVTPAWYDEYVLTVGAVDSAGAPMAKSSVAGPWVSIAAPGTDIEGLSPRDDGLMNAVDGPENSLLVPSGTSFSTAIVSGVVALVRAKYPELSAHQVINRLIRTARPPARGVDNVVGYGIVDPVAALTWDVPDAPAQPPERLSAPLQVPPMPPERDMTPAWVAGAGLLAALAAAGVALGVAALRRSSRNR, encoded by the coding sequence ATGAAGCGATCCGGTACCGGTAGGGGCGTGCGTCGGCTGCAGCGCACCGCGGCCGCCGGCGCCGCGATGATCATGATCGCCAGCGGCTCGCTGGCCGGAATGCCGGCCGTCGGCGCCATCGAGCCGCCCGGGATCGACCCGGCGGCGCTGCCGCCGGACGGCACGCCCGGACCACCGCAGACCATGCGGCAGACCGCGTACTGCACTGAGGTAGGTGTGCTGCCGAACTCCGATTTCCGCGTGCAGCCCGCCTACATGGACATGCTCAACCTGCAGGAGGCCTGGAAGTTCGGTCGCGGGGGAGGCGTCACCGTCGCCGTCATCGACACCGGCGTGACCCCGCACCCGCGGCTGCCGAACCTGATCCCCGGCGGTGACTACGTGATGGCCGGCGGCGACGGCCTGTCGGACTGTGACGCGCACGGGACCTTGGTGGCCTCGCTGATCGCCGCGATGCCGGACAACGGGGTGGCCCCGTTGCCACCGCCCCGTCAGACGCGTAGGCCGCCGTCGGTTCCCACCAACGAGCCGCCGCCACCGACCCCGTCGCCGGCGACGACGATCCTGGTGATGCCGCCGCCACCAGCGCCGCCGCCACCGCCCGTCGAGGGGGAGGAACCGGCTCCGGGTCTGGGCCCAGCACCCGCCCCCGCGCCGGCACCTGCTCCTGCTCCGGCACCCGCTCCTGCTCCGGGACCCGCGCCCGGGCCGGCCCCGGGACCCGGCGCGGCAGCGTCGTCGGCGCACACTCCCGGTGGCGCCAGCGCAGGAACGGTGCGATCGGCCAGCTTCTCTGGACAGGCCAAGACCGCGCCGGTCGACTTCCGCGCCCCGAGCTCACCGCCGCCGGGTGGAGCGCCCGACGCATTCAGTGGCGTCGCGCCCGACGTGCAGCTGATCGCAATCCGGCAGTACAGCGCGGCCTTCGGGCCCAAGGAGCCGTTCGCGGACGGACGCGACCCGCAGCTGCGGGAGAAGACCGACGGCATCCGCACCATGGCACGCGCGATCGTGCACGCTGCCAACATGGGTGCGCAGGTCATCAACATCTCCTCCGCCATCTGCATGAACGTGCGCACGCTCATCGACCAGGCCGATCTGGGTGCGGCGGTGCGCTACGCCGCGGTGGAGAAGAACGCGGTGATCGTGGCCGCTGCCGGTGACGCCAGTTGGCGGGACTGCAAGCAGAACCCCGTCTACAACGCGATGCGCCCCGATGACCCGCGCGACTGGAACGGCGTCAACACCGTGGTGACCCCGGCCTGGTACGACGAGTATGTGCTGACCGTCGGCGCGGTCGACTCGGCGGGCGCGCCGATGGCCAAGTCGAGTGTGGCCGGCCCGTGGGTGTCGATCGCCGCGCCCGGTACCGACATTGAGGGGCTCTCGCCGCGCGATGACGGGTTGATGAACGCCGTCGACGGCCCGGAGAACTCGCTGCTGGTCCCGTCCGGCACCAGCTTCTCCACGGCGATCGTCTCCGGCGTGGTGGCACTGGTGCGGGCCAAATACCCGGAACTGTCGGCGCATCAGGTGATCAACCGGCTGATCCGCACCGCTCGGCCACCGGCGCGTGGGGTCGACAATGTGGTCGGTTACGGGATAGTCGACCCGGTCGCGGCACTGACCTGGGATGTTCCCGACGCTCCGGCCCAGCCGCCGGAGCGGCTCTCGGCACCGCTGCAGGTGCCGCCGATGCCGCCCGAACGAGACATGACGCCGGCCTGGGTCGCCGGAGCCGGGTTGTTGGCGGCCCTCGCGGCGGCCGGTGTGGCACTGGGAGTGGCAGCACTGCGACGATCGTCAAGGAACCGATGA
- a CDS encoding WXG100 family type VII secretion target, translating to MSINYQFGDVDAHGALIRAQAASLEAEHQAIVHDVLAAGDFWGGAGSVACQEFVAQLGRNFAVIYEQANSHGQKVQSAGNNMANTDASVGSSWA from the coding sequence ATGTCGATTAACTACCAGTTCGGTGATGTGGATGCGCACGGTGCGTTGATTCGTGCTCAGGCGGCGTCGTTGGAGGCTGAGCACCAGGCGATCGTGCACGATGTGCTGGCTGCCGGTGATTTCTGGGGTGGTGCGGGTTCGGTGGCGTGCCAGGAGTTTGTGGCGCAGTTGGGTCGCAACTTCGCGGTGATTTACGAGCAGGCCAACAGCCACGGTCAGAAGGTGCAGTCGGCCGGTAACAACATGGCCAACACCGACGCGTCCGTCGGCTCCAGCTGGGCCTGA
- a CDS encoding ESX secretion-associated protein EspG — protein MDPSTRTDITVNVEGFWMLQALLDIRHVAPELRCRPYVSTDSSDWLSEHPGMAVMREQGIVVDDEVNETVAARMRVLAAPDLEVVALLSLGKLRYGVIDAEDQEPGTRDIPDNEFRVLLARRGEHWVSAVRVGTDITVDDVSVTDAASIAALVIDGMESIHHADPAQITAVNVPMEEMLEATQSWQDSGFNIFTGGDLRRMGISAATVAALGQALSEPAAEAAVYARQYRDDAKGPSASVLSLKDGSGGRIALYQQARTAGSGEAWLAICPATPQLVQVGVKTVLDTLPYGAWKTHRRV, from the coding sequence ATGGACCCGAGCACTCGCACCGACATCACCGTCAACGTCGAGGGTTTCTGGATGCTGCAGGCACTGCTGGACATCCGCCATGTTGCTCCCGAGTTGCGGTGTCGTCCTTACGTTTCCACCGACTCAAGCGACTGGTTGTCGGAACACCCCGGCATGGCGGTGATGCGCGAACAGGGCATCGTCGTCGACGACGAGGTCAACGAGACCGTCGCGGCACGGATGCGGGTGCTTGCCGCGCCCGACCTCGAGGTGGTCGCGCTGCTGTCGCTGGGCAAACTGCGCTACGGCGTCATCGACGCCGAGGACCAGGAGCCCGGCACCCGCGACATCCCCGACAACGAGTTCCGGGTGCTGTTGGCGCGGCGCGGTGAGCACTGGGTTTCGGCGGTACGCGTCGGCACCGACATCACCGTCGACGACGTCTCAGTGACCGACGCCGCCTCGATCGCCGCGCTGGTGATCGACGGAATGGAATCCATCCACCACGCCGACCCGGCCCAGATCACTGCGGTCAACGTGCCGATGGAGGAGATGCTGGAGGCCACCCAGAGCTGGCAGGACTCGGGTTTCAATATTTTCACCGGGGGAGACCTGCGCCGGATGGGCATCAGTGCCGCCACCGTCGCGGCGCTGGGGCAGGCGCTTTCAGAGCCGGCAGCCGAAGCCGCGGTCTATGCGCGGCAATACCGCGACGACGCGAAGGGGCCCAGCGCCTCGGTGCTGTCGCTCAAAGACGGGTCAGGCGGCCGGATCGCGCTGTACCAGCAGGCGCGCACCGCAGGCTCGGGCGAAGCATGGCTGGCGATCTGCCCGGCCACTCCGCAGCTGGTTCAGGTGGGCGTCAAGACCGTCTTGGACACCCTGCCCTACGGCGCTTGGAAAACACATCGGAGGGTGTAG
- the eccB gene encoding type VII secretion protein EccB, with protein sequence MADEQRGPGYGLGLSTRTQMTGYQFLARRTAMALTRWQVRMEVEPGRRQSLAVVASVSAAAVVCLGALLWSFLSPSGQMNESPIIADRDSGALYVRVGDTIYPALNLASARLIAGRADNPHKVRSTQIAEQPHGPLVGIPGAPSDILPTTPSTSSWLICDTVANVQGVGAPSPVTVTVIDGAPELNSRRRVLDGPDAVVLRYGNDSWVVRQGRRSRIDAADRAVLLPLGLTPEQVDHARPMSQALFDALPVGPELAVPFVPDAGHPPAFPNAPGPVGMVFTTPQLAGPQQYSVVLMNGVQTVSPVVARILQNAGATGGGAPAVVTPQDLAKMPVVTGLDLSAYPEGPLQVVDIKENPSTCWWWERSTGDSRARVQVVSGPTIPVSQKQMNRVVSLVKTNDTNVPEADRVYFGSGYGNFVAVTGNDPDASTRESLWWISASGVRFGIPGDDERKALGLVGEPALAPSVALRLLAHGPTLSRQDALVRHDTLPTDMSPAELAVPK encoded by the coding sequence GTGGCTGACGAACAGCGGGGACCCGGTTACGGCCTTGGGCTGTCGACGCGTACCCAGATGACGGGGTATCAGTTCCTGGCACGACGGACTGCGATGGCGTTGACCCGCTGGCAGGTTCGGATGGAAGTAGAGCCCGGTCGGCGCCAGTCGTTGGCCGTGGTGGCGTCCGTGTCGGCCGCGGCGGTTGTCTGCCTCGGTGCACTGCTGTGGTCGTTCTTGAGTCCGTCGGGCCAGATGAACGAATCGCCGATCATTGCCGACCGTGATTCCGGCGCCCTATATGTGCGCGTCGGCGACACCATCTATCCGGCTCTGAATTTGGCCTCGGCACGACTGATCGCCGGCCGAGCCGACAACCCGCACAAGGTGCGCTCTACTCAAATAGCCGAGCAGCCGCACGGCCCGCTCGTCGGAATTCCCGGCGCACCGTCGGACATCCTGCCCACGACGCCCTCGACGTCGTCGTGGCTGATCTGCGACACCGTGGCCAACGTCCAGGGCGTCGGCGCGCCGTCGCCGGTGACCGTGACGGTGATCGACGGCGCCCCGGAACTCAACTCCCGTCGCCGGGTGCTGGACGGGCCCGACGCGGTGGTGCTGCGTTACGGCAATGACTCCTGGGTGGTTCGCCAAGGCCGCCGGTCGCGCATCGACGCCGCCGACCGGGCGGTGCTGCTGCCGCTGGGCCTGACCCCCGAGCAGGTCGACCACGCCCGCCCGATGAGCCAGGCGCTGTTCGACGCGTTGCCGGTGGGCCCGGAACTGGCGGTGCCCTTTGTGCCGGACGCCGGTCATCCGCCGGCCTTCCCGAACGCCCCCGGCCCGGTGGGGATGGTGTTCACCACACCGCAGTTGGCTGGGCCGCAACAGTATTCGGTGGTGCTGATGAACGGCGTGCAGACGGTGTCGCCGGTGGTGGCCCGCATCCTGCAGAACGCCGGCGCCACCGGGGGCGGTGCGCCAGCAGTGGTGACGCCGCAGGACCTGGCGAAGATGCCGGTGGTCACCGGACTGGACCTGTCGGCCTACCCCGAAGGACCGCTTCAGGTCGTCGACATCAAGGAGAACCCTTCCACGTGTTGGTGGTGGGAGCGTTCCACCGGTGACAGCCGGGCCCGGGTACAGGTGGTGTCCGGCCCGACAATTCCGGTGTCGCAGAAGCAGATGAACCGAGTGGTGTCCCTGGTGAAGACCAACGACACCAATGTGCCGGAGGCCGACCGGGTCTACTTCGGTTCCGGCTACGGCAATTTCGTCGCGGTGACCGGTAACGACCCGGACGCCTCCACGCGGGAATCGTTGTGGTGGATATCGGCCTCGGGCGTGCGATTCGGGATCCCCGGCGATGACGAGCGCAAGGCGCTGGGCCTGGTCGGAGAACCGGCCCTGGCGCCGTCGGTGGCATTGCGCCTGCTGGCGCACGGCCCGACCCTGTCCCGACAGGATGCACTGGTACGTCACGACACCCTGCCAACCGATATGAGCCCAGCAGAATTGGCGGTGCCCAAGTGA
- the eccCa gene encoding type VII secretion protein EccCa has translation MKRGYARPTPERAPVVKPENIVLPTPLSVPPPEGKPWWLVVVGVLVVGLLVGMVAMTVASGSRMFLGAGSIFPIFMIGGVAMMMFGGRFGGGAQQLSRPKLDAMRAQFMLMLDRLRESAAESADSMDANYRWYHPAPSTLAAAVGSSRMWERQPNGKDLNFGLARVGVGMTRPEVTWGEPQNMPTDIELEPVTGKALQEFGRYQSVVYNLPKMISLLVEPWYSLVGDREQVLGLMRAIICQLAFSHGPDHLRMVVVTSDVAQWDWVKWMPHFGDPRRQDAAGNARMVYGSVQDFATEHAELFSGRGSFMPRHASSSAETPTPHHLIIVDGLDPQWEYVNTTEGIDGVTFFDLTGAPEWRGVSQRVLRLDDKGIINALPRDRDTWMVIDDNEWFFALADQVSPTDAEQFAQRLAHWRLAAAYEEIGQKVTHHIGARDIMAYYGIEDAGRINFEELWASRRDGGSRGRLRIPFGNRSDNGELLFLDMKSLDEGGDGPHGVMSGTTGSGKSTLVRTVIESLLLAHSPEELQFVLADLKGGSAVKPFAGVPHVSRIITDLEDDQALMERFLEAMWGEIARRKTMCDNAGVDGAKEYNEIRSRMRARGDDSLPPLPMLVVVIDEFYEWFRIMPTAVEVLDSIGRQGRAYWVHLMMASQTIESRAEKLMENMGYRLVLKAQTAGAAQAAGVPNAVNLPAKAGLGYFRKSGEEVIRFQAEFLWRDYHRGGMLDDEQMPLTHAVDYIRPQLFTTEFTPLEVSVSTPEIEAAEEIAAIDSKPAAAPGELAEEEDFIRTPKVGTVIIDQLRQIDFEPYRLWQPPLDVPVTVENLVNRFLGHPWQQDYGTRRDLVFPIGVIDRPFKHDQPPWTVDTSGPGANVLILGAGGSGKTTALQTLICAAALTHTPEQVQFYCLAYSGTSLTTVAGLPHVGSVCGPTDPDGVRRTVAELLALVRTRKRSFLENDVASMDVFRRRKFEGAPGAIPNDGFGDVYLVVDNYRALSEDNEVLVEQVNQIINQGPSFGVHVIVTADRESELRPPVRSGFGSRVELRLAAVEDAKLVRSRFAKDVPVKPGRGMVAVNYVRLDSDPQSGLHTLIARPAMDDTSDKVFESDSVAAAVSQVAVGRVRPVRRLPARFGLEEVRAVAANDRREGVGAGGIAWAISELDLQPVYLNFAENGHLMVTGRRECGRTTTLATIMSEIERLYAPGSSSAPAPSPDGRPSAQVWLIDPRRQLLTTLGSDYVEKFAYNLDGAVALVNELAATLANREPPPGLSAEELLSRTWWSGPEIFLIIDDIQQFPPGFDSPFQKAAPWVTRSADVGLHVIATRTFGGWSSAGADPLLRALHQANAPLLVMDADPDEGFIRGKMKGGPLPRGRGLLMAEDTGVFVQVAATELRRAPAQERAATPAG, from the coding sequence GTGAAACGTGGATACGCCCGGCCGACGCCGGAACGCGCGCCGGTGGTCAAGCCGGAGAACATCGTATTGCCGACGCCGCTGAGCGTCCCGCCGCCAGAAGGCAAGCCGTGGTGGCTGGTGGTGGTCGGCGTACTGGTGGTCGGCCTGCTCGTCGGCATGGTCGCCATGACCGTGGCCAGCGGTTCCCGGATGTTCTTGGGCGCCGGCTCGATCTTCCCGATCTTCATGATCGGCGGCGTCGCGATGATGATGTTCGGCGGCCGTTTCGGCGGTGGCGCCCAGCAGCTGAGCCGGCCCAAGCTCGACGCGATGCGCGCCCAGTTCATGCTCATGTTGGACCGGCTGCGTGAGTCGGCGGCGGAGTCCGCGGACAGCATGGACGCCAACTACCGGTGGTACCACCCGGCGCCGTCCACCCTCGCCGCCGCGGTGGGGTCGTCGCGCATGTGGGAGCGCCAGCCCAACGGCAAGGACCTCAACTTCGGCCTGGCCAGAGTCGGGGTGGGGATGACCCGCCCCGAGGTGACTTGGGGCGAGCCGCAGAACATGCCGACCGACATCGAGCTGGAACCGGTGACCGGTAAGGCGCTGCAGGAGTTCGGGCGCTACCAGAGCGTGGTCTACAACCTGCCCAAGATGATCTCGCTGCTGGTCGAGCCGTGGTACTCGCTGGTCGGCGACCGCGAGCAGGTGCTCGGCTTGATGCGCGCGATCATCTGCCAGCTGGCCTTCTCGCACGGGCCCGACCATCTGCGCATGGTCGTGGTGACGTCGGATGTGGCGCAGTGGGATTGGGTGAAGTGGATGCCGCACTTCGGCGACCCGCGCCGCCAGGACGCCGCGGGCAACGCCCGCATGGTGTACGGCTCGGTGCAGGACTTCGCCACCGAACACGCCGAACTGTTCTCCGGGCGTGGATCGTTCATGCCGCGCCACGCAAGCTCGTCGGCGGAGACGCCGACCCCGCACCACCTGATCATCGTCGACGGTTTGGACCCGCAGTGGGAGTACGTCAACACCACCGAGGGCATCGACGGGGTGACCTTCTTCGACCTGACCGGTGCCCCGGAATGGCGGGGCGTCTCACAACGGGTGCTGCGTCTCGACGACAAGGGCATCATCAACGCCCTGCCACGTGACCGCGACACCTGGATGGTGATCGACGACAACGAGTGGTTCTTCGCCCTCGCCGATCAGGTCAGCCCCACCGACGCCGAACAGTTCGCGCAGCGGTTGGCGCACTGGCGGCTCGCGGCGGCCTACGAGGAGATCGGCCAGAAGGTGACGCACCACATCGGTGCGCGCGACATCATGGCCTACTACGGCATCGAAGACGCCGGGCGGATCAACTTCGAAGAGCTGTGGGCCAGCCGCCGCGATGGGGGCAGCCGGGGCCGGCTGCGGATTCCGTTCGGAAACCGCTCGGACAACGGCGAACTGCTGTTCTTGGACATGAAGTCCCTCGACGAGGGCGGTGACGGGCCGCACGGCGTCATGTCCGGTACCACCGGTTCCGGTAAGTCGACCCTGGTGCGCACGGTGATCGAGTCGCTGCTGCTGGCGCACTCGCCGGAGGAACTCCAGTTCGTGCTGGCCGACCTCAAGGGTGGATCAGCGGTCAAGCCGTTCGCGGGTGTGCCGCACGTATCCCGGATCATCACCGACCTGGAAGACGACCAGGCCCTCATGGAGCGCTTCCTGGAGGCCATGTGGGGCGAGATCGCTCGGCGAAAGACCATGTGCGACAACGCCGGTGTCGACGGCGCCAAGGAGTACAACGAGATCCGCTCCCGGATGCGGGCGCGCGGAGACGACAGCCTGCCGCCGCTGCCGATGCTGGTCGTCGTGATCGACGAGTTCTACGAGTGGTTCCGCATCATGCCCACCGCGGTGGAGGTGCTGGACTCGATCGGCCGCCAGGGCCGTGCCTACTGGGTGCACCTGATGATGGCCTCGCAGACCATCGAGAGCCGCGCCGAGAAGCTCATGGAGAACATGGGTTACCGGCTCGTGCTCAAGGCGCAGACCGCCGGTGCCGCGCAGGCGGCCGGCGTGCCCAACGCGGTGAACCTGCCGGCCAAGGCCGGCCTCGGCTACTTCCGCAAGAGCGGCGAAGAGGTCATCCGTTTCCAGGCCGAGTTCCTGTGGCGCGACTACCACCGGGGCGGAATGCTCGACGACGAGCAGATGCCGTTGACACACGCCGTCGACTACATCCGGCCGCAGCTGTTCACCACCGAATTCACGCCGCTCGAGGTCAGCGTCAGCACGCCCGAGATCGAAGCGGCCGAAGAGATTGCAGCGATCGACTCCAAGCCGGCAGCTGCGCCCGGCGAGCTGGCCGAGGAAGAGGACTTCATCCGGACTCCCAAGGTCGGCACGGTCATCATCGATCAGCTGCGCCAGATCGACTTCGAGCCCTACCGGTTGTGGCAGCCGCCGCTGGATGTCCCGGTGACCGTCGAGAACCTGGTGAACCGCTTCCTGGGCCACCCGTGGCAGCAGGACTACGGCACCCGGCGCGACCTGGTGTTCCCGATCGGTGTCATCGACCGGCCCTTCAAGCATGACCAGCCGCCGTGGACGGTGGACACCTCCGGCCCGGGCGCCAACGTGCTGATCCTGGGTGCCGGCGGGTCAGGCAAGACCACCGCACTGCAGACCTTGATCTGTGCGGCGGCGCTGACGCACACTCCCGAACAGGTTCAGTTCTACTGCCTGGCCTACAGCGGCACCTCGCTGACCACGGTCGCCGGACTGCCGCACGTGGGCAGTGTCTGTGGCCCGACCGATCCCGACGGGGTGCGCCGCACGGTGGCCGAACTGCTGGCGTTGGTGCGGACCCGCAAGCGCAGCTTCCTGGAGAACGACGTTGCGTCGATGGACGTCTTCCGTCGGCGGAAGTTCGAAGGTGCTCCGGGGGCAATCCCCAACGACGGTTTCGGCGACGTCTATCTGGTGGTCGACAACTACCGGGCACTCTCGGAGGACAACGAGGTACTCGTCGAGCAGGTCAACCAGATCATCAACCAGGGGCCGTCGTTCGGTGTGCACGTGATCGTGACCGCCGACCGCGAATCGGAGCTGCGCCCGCCGGTGCGAAGCGGCTTCGGGTCCCGCGTCGAGCTGCGTCTGGCCGCGGTCGAGGACGCCAAGCTGGTGCGTTCCCGGTTCGCCAAGGACGTCCCGGTCAAGCCCGGACGCGGCATGGTCGCGGTCAACTACGTACGCCTCGACAGCGACCCCCAATCTGGTCTGCACACCCTGATCGCCCGGCCCGCCATGGATGACACCAGCGACAAGGTGTTCGAGTCCGACAGTGTGGCGGCCGCGGTCAGCCAGGTGGCGGTCGGCAGGGTGCGCCCGGTGCGGCGTCTGCCGGCGCGGTTCGGCCTGGAAGAGGTGCGCGCGGTCGCGGCCAACGACCGCCGCGAAGGAGTGGGAGCGGGCGGCATCGCCTGGGCGATCTCCGAACTCGACCTGCAGCCGGTCTACTTGAACTTCGCCGAGAATGGTCACTTGATGGTGACCGGTCGCCGCGAGTGCGGCCGTACCACCACGCTGGCCACCATCATGAGCGAGATCGAGCGGCTCTACGCGCCGGGTTCCAGCAGTGCGCCGGCGCCCAGCCCGGACGGTCGGCCGTCGGCCCAGGTGTGGCTGATCGACCCGCGTCGGCAGTTGCTGACCACGTTGGGGTCGGACTATGTGGAGAAGTTCGCCTACAACCTGGACGGCGCCGTTGCGCTGGTCAACGAGTTGGCCGCCACGCTGGCCAACCGTGAACCTCCGCCGGGGCTGTCGGCCGAAGAGCTGCTGTCGCGGACCTGGTGGAGCGGGCCGGAGATCTTCTTGATCATCGACGACATCCAGCAGTTCCCGCCCGGCTTCGACTCGCCGTTCCAGAAGGCTGCGCCCTGGGTCACCCGTTCGGCAGACGTTGGCCTGCACGTGATCGCCACCCGCACGTTCGGCGGTTGGTCGTCCGCCGGTGCCGACCCGCTGCTGCGGGCTCTGCACCAGGCCAACGCACCGCTGTTGGTGATGGACGCCGACCCGGACGAGGGCTTCATCCGCGGCAAGATGAAGGGCGGCCCGCTGCCCCGCGGTCGTGGCCTGCTGATGGCCGAGGACACCGGCGTGTTCGTTCAGGTCGCCGCCACCGAGCTGCGGCGGGCGCCGGCGCAAGAACGCGCGGCCACCCCGGCCGGCTGA